In Microbacterium foliorum, the following proteins share a genomic window:
- the sdhA gene encoding succinate dehydrogenase flavoprotein subunit, whose translation MTTETQDSVVRDGVHYHQFDIVIVGAGGAGMRAAIEAGSGAKTAVISKLYPTRSHTGAAQGGMAAALANVEEDSWEWHTFDTVKGGDYLVDQDAAEILAKEAIDAVIDLENMGLPFNRTPEGKIDQRRFGGHTAEHGKTPVRRACYAADRTGHMILQTLFQNCVKLGINFFNEFYVLDLLTVKDADGKTQVSGVVAYDLSTGELHVFQAKAVIFATGGFGKIFKTTSNAHTLTGDGVGIVWRKGLPLEDLEFFQFHPTGLAGLGILLTEGARGEGAILRNASGERFMERYAPTIKDLAPRDIVARCMVQEVAEGRGAGPHKDYVLLDCTHLGAEVLETKLPDITEFARTYLGVDPVVEPVPVMPTAHYAMGGIPTNNDAEVLADNTTVVPGLYAAGECACVSVHGANRLGTNSLLDINVFGKRAGRNAVEYVKTAEFVPLPENPAGFVSDMLEGLRNNQGTERIAVLRKALQDEMDKGAQVFRTHESLEHVLGVIKELRDRYMNVHVDDKGKRFNTDLLEAVELGFLLDIAEVVVYAAQNREESRGGHMRDDFPTRNDEKYMQHTMAYLTGDPHSSTPSDHIKLDWKPVVFTKNEQGELNYPPMERKY comes from the coding sequence GTGACTACCGAGACCCAGGATTCCGTCGTGCGCGACGGCGTGCACTACCACCAGTTCGACATCGTCATCGTGGGCGCCGGCGGCGCCGGCATGCGAGCCGCCATCGAGGCGGGCTCCGGCGCGAAGACCGCGGTCATCTCCAAGCTCTACCCGACGCGTTCGCACACCGGTGCGGCTCAGGGAGGCATGGCGGCTGCACTCGCGAACGTCGAGGAGGACAGCTGGGAGTGGCACACCTTCGACACCGTCAAGGGTGGCGACTATCTGGTCGACCAGGATGCTGCGGAGATCCTCGCCAAGGAGGCGATCGACGCGGTCATCGACCTCGAGAACATGGGTCTGCCCTTCAACCGCACGCCCGAGGGGAAGATCGACCAGCGTCGATTCGGCGGCCACACCGCCGAGCACGGCAAGACCCCGGTGCGCCGCGCATGCTACGCCGCCGACCGCACCGGCCACATGATCCTCCAGACGCTCTTCCAGAACTGCGTCAAGCTCGGCATCAACTTCTTCAACGAGTTCTACGTGCTCGACCTGCTCACGGTGAAGGATGCCGACGGCAAGACCCAGGTCTCGGGCGTCGTCGCCTACGACCTGTCCACGGGTGAGCTGCACGTGTTCCAGGCCAAGGCCGTGATCTTCGCGACCGGCGGCTTCGGCAAGATCTTCAAGACGACCTCGAACGCGCACACCCTCACGGGTGACGGTGTCGGCATCGTCTGGCGCAAGGGCCTCCCCCTCGAGGACCTCGAGTTCTTCCAGTTCCACCCGACCGGCCTCGCCGGACTCGGCATCCTCCTCACCGAGGGCGCTCGCGGCGAGGGAGCCATCCTGCGCAACGCCTCGGGCGAGCGCTTCATGGAGCGCTACGCCCCGACCATCAAGGACCTCGCGCCTCGCGACATCGTCGCCCGCTGCATGGTGCAGGAGGTGGCCGAAGGCCGCGGCGCCGGTCCGCACAAGGACTACGTGCTGCTGGACTGCACGCACCTGGGTGCCGAGGTGCTCGAGACCAAGCTTCCGGACATCACGGAGTTCGCTCGCACGTACCTGGGCGTCGACCCGGTCGTCGAGCCCGTGCCGGTGATGCCTACTGCGCACTACGCGATGGGCGGCATCCCCACGAACAACGACGCAGAGGTTCTCGCCGACAACACCACGGTCGTCCCGGGTCTCTACGCCGCCGGCGAGTGCGCCTGCGTCTCGGTGCACGGCGCCAACCGTCTCGGCACCAACTCGCTTCTGGACATCAACGTGTTCGGCAAGCGCGCAGGCCGCAACGCGGTGGAGTACGTCAAGACCGCCGAGTTCGTGCCGCTGCCTGAGAACCCCGCCGGGTTCGTCTCCGACATGCTCGAAGGCCTGCGCAACAACCAGGGCACCGAGCGCATCGCCGTGCTCCGCAAGGCGCTGCAGGACGAGATGGACAAGGGCGCGCAGGTCTTCCGCACGCACGAGTCGCTGGAGCACGTGCTCGGTGTCATCAAGGAGCTGCGCGACCGGTACATGAACGTGCACGTCGACGACAAGGGCAAGCGGTTCAACACCGACCTGCTCGAGGCCGTCGAGCTGGGGTTCCTGCTCGACATCGCCGAGGTCGTCGTCTACGCCGCGCAGAACCGCGAGGAGAGCCGCGGCGGCCACATGCGCGACGACTTCCCCACTCGCAATGACGAGAAGTACATGCAGCACACGATGGCCTATCTCACGGGCGATCCGCACTCCTCCACTCCGAGCGATCACATCAAGCTCGACTGGAAGCCGGTCGTGTTCACGAAGAACGAGCAGGGCGAGTTGAACTACCCGCCGATGGAGAGGAAGTACTGA
- a CDS encoding succinate dehydrogenase iron-sulfur subunit — MSNAIAEAPADTTQETGIQSFIVTFNIRRFDPEVDSEPHWVDYDVELYSTDRVLDALHKIKWEVDGSLTFRRSCAHGICGSDAMRINGRNRLACKTLIKDLDISKPIYVEAIKGLPLEKDLVVDMEPFFASYREVQPFLVANSVPEKGKERVQSIADREIFDDTTKCILCAACTSSCPVFWTDGQYFGPAAIVNAHRFIFDSRDDNAAVRLDILNDKEGVWRCRTTFNCSEACPRGIEVTKAIAEVKQAVLRGRP, encoded by the coding sequence ATGTCGAACGCCATCGCAGAAGCTCCCGCGGACACGACGCAGGAGACGGGCATCCAGTCGTTCATCGTCACCTTCAACATCCGCCGCTTCGACCCCGAGGTCGACTCCGAGCCGCACTGGGTCGACTACGACGTGGAGCTCTACTCGACCGACCGCGTGCTCGACGCGCTGCACAAGATCAAGTGGGAGGTCGACGGCTCGCTGACCTTCCGCCGCTCGTGCGCCCACGGCATCTGCGGCTCTGACGCCATGCGCATCAACGGCCGCAACCGCCTGGCCTGCAAGACGCTGATCAAGGACCTCGACATCTCGAAGCCGATCTACGTCGAGGCGATCAAGGGCCTGCCCCTCGAGAAGGACCTCGTCGTCGACATGGAGCCGTTCTTCGCGTCGTACCGCGAGGTGCAGCCGTTCCTCGTCGCGAACTCCGTGCCGGAGAAGGGCAAGGAGCGGGTCCAGTCGATCGCCGATCGAGAGATCTTCGACGACACGACCAAGTGCATCCTGTGCGCCGCGTGCACCTCGTCGTGCCCCGTCTTCTGGACCGACGGACAGTACTTCGGCCCGGCGGCGATCGTGAACGCGCACCGCTTCATCTTCGACTCCCGCGATGACAACGCCGCGGTTCGCCTCGACATCCTGAACGACAAGGAGGGAGTGTGGCGCTGCCGCACGACCTTCAACTGCTCCGAGGCATGCCCCCGCGGCATCGAGGTCACCAAGGCCATCGCCGAGGTCAAGCAGGCTGTGCTGCGCGGTCGTCCCTGA
- a CDS encoding YihY/virulence factor BrkB family protein produces MSDPAGAESEPRRLDAAVERATALTQRTLGLFPVRVWRHFLQHNGFLLAAGVSYQALFAIFAAIYLAFAIAGLWLGGSTEAVDGMIDIINSYIPNLIQDEGGVFTPQQVQEIAVSTTGLLSITGLIALGTVIWTAIGWVTFSRRATRDIFGLPPDRRSYVILKARDLLAALIFGASLLAGSLLSSASAVALSWILSLIGWGSALDGLTSIRIGTVLVSFALLSGALAAMVRFLTGTSLHWSTIWPGALLGGGAMTILQFGAGYLLSYTPTNPLLATFAIFIGLLLWFRVNGVVMLVASSWIAVAAKDRDLPLLAQSDAERRAAEHQTLVAAARIRAREAREARETAPWYRTWAAARAVQAAEQALAELEASAPPPVDASSAFAQRLLAELQRPSKDVGGPR; encoded by the coding sequence GTGTCTGATCCCGCTGGCGCTGAAAGCGAGCCCCGCCGCCTCGACGCGGCCGTGGAACGGGCCACCGCACTGACCCAGCGCACGCTCGGGCTGTTCCCCGTGCGCGTGTGGCGGCATTTCCTGCAGCACAACGGGTTCCTCCTCGCCGCGGGCGTCAGCTACCAGGCCCTGTTCGCGATCTTCGCGGCGATCTATCTCGCCTTCGCCATCGCCGGCCTCTGGCTCGGAGGCAGCACCGAAGCGGTCGACGGCATGATCGACATCATCAACAGCTACATCCCCAACCTGATCCAGGACGAGGGCGGGGTGTTCACCCCGCAACAGGTGCAGGAGATCGCGGTCAGCACGACCGGGCTGCTCAGCATCACCGGTCTGATCGCGCTCGGAACCGTGATCTGGACGGCCATCGGCTGGGTGACGTTCTCGCGGCGAGCGACGCGCGACATCTTCGGCCTGCCGCCTGACCGCCGCAGCTACGTCATCCTGAAGGCGCGGGATCTGCTCGCCGCTCTGATCTTCGGAGCATCGCTGCTCGCCGGTTCCCTGCTCAGCTCCGCCAGCGCGGTAGCACTGAGCTGGATCCTGAGCCTGATCGGGTGGGGATCCGCCCTCGACGGCCTCACCAGCATCCGGATCGGCACGGTGCTGGTGTCCTTCGCGCTGCTGTCGGGTGCACTCGCGGCGATGGTGCGCTTCCTCACCGGCACATCCCTGCATTGGAGCACGATCTGGCCGGGCGCGCTTCTCGGCGGCGGGGCGATGACGATCCTCCAGTTCGGTGCGGGATACCTGCTGAGCTACACGCCGACGAATCCCCTGCTTGCCACGTTCGCGATCTTCATCGGCCTCCTGCTGTGGTTCCGCGTCAACGGCGTGGTGATGCTGGTCGCCTCCTCGTGGATCGCCGTCGCGGCGAAGGACCGTGACCTGCCGCTGTTGGCGCAGTCCGACGCGGAGCGGCGAGCGGCCGAGCACCAGACCCTGGTGGCCGCAGCCCGCATTCGTGCGCGCGAAGCGCGAGAGGCTCGCGAGACGGCCCCGTGGTATCGCACCTGGGCCGCCGCCAGAGCCGTGCAGGCGGCGGAGCAGGCGCTCGCCGAGCTGGAGGCCTCCGCTCCCCCGCCCGTCGATGCGAGCTCAGCCTTTGCCCAGCGGCTGCTGGCCGAGCTGCAGCGTCCGTCCAAGGATGTCGGCGGCCCTCGTTAG
- a CDS encoding exodeoxyribonuclease III — MPHLRIASVNVNGIRAAARNGMSSWLDAADVDILTLQEVRGQDEHLEAALPGWTFVHDEATAKGRAGVAIASRIPALASRTDFGDDDFDSKGRWIEADFLIGDRPLTVVSAYVHSGEADTPKQEEKWKFLDAFGLRLAELGGTDGELALVTGDLNVGHRELDIKNWRGNRKKAGFLPRERAYFDRFLGAAGETVEGVDGSTGTGLGWVDVGRAFHGEVDGPYTWWSMRGQAFDNDSGWRIDYHLATPALAERATAYHVARAAAYDQRWSDHAPVVVDYTY; from the coding sequence ATGCCTCATCTGCGTATCGCCTCGGTCAATGTCAACGGAATCCGAGCGGCGGCTCGCAACGGCATGAGCAGCTGGCTCGACGCCGCCGACGTCGACATCCTGACGCTGCAGGAGGTCCGCGGGCAGGACGAGCACCTCGAGGCCGCACTTCCGGGTTGGACGTTCGTGCACGACGAAGCCACGGCCAAGGGCCGCGCCGGGGTGGCGATCGCGAGCCGCATCCCGGCCCTCGCCTCGCGCACCGACTTCGGCGACGACGACTTCGATTCGAAGGGGCGCTGGATCGAGGCCGACTTCCTGATCGGAGACCGCCCGCTCACGGTGGTCAGTGCCTACGTGCACAGCGGCGAGGCCGACACCCCGAAGCAGGAGGAGAAGTGGAAGTTCCTCGACGCGTTCGGCCTGCGGCTCGCGGAGCTCGGCGGCACTGACGGCGAACTCGCCCTGGTCACCGGTGACCTGAATGTCGGCCATCGCGAACTCGACATCAAGAACTGGCGCGGCAACCGCAAGAAGGCCGGTTTCCTCCCCCGCGAACGCGCGTACTTCGACCGCTTCCTCGGAGCAGCGGGCGAGACGGTCGAGGGCGTCGACGGCTCCACGGGTACCGGTCTCGGCTGGGTCGACGTCGGGCGCGCCTTTCACGGCGAGGTCGACGGCCCGTACACCTGGTGGTCGATGCGCGGCCAGGCGTTCGACAACGATTCCGGATGGCGGATCGACTACCACCTGGCGACCCCGGCGCTTGCGGAACGAGCCACCGCCTACCACGTCGCCCGTGCGGCGGCTTACGACCAGCGCTGGAGCGACCACGCTCCGGTCGTGGTCGACTACACCTACTGA
- the trpS gene encoding tryptophan--tRNA ligase: MTKPRLYSGMQPSADSLQIGNYIGALLQWRDLQSSYDAYFSVVDLHALTVAQDPAELREKTRRTAAQYIAAGIEPSLSTLYVQSHVRAHAELAWVLSTITGFGEAGRMTQFKDKSSRYGADATSVGLFTYPVLMAADILLYQTDVVPVGDDQKQHVELTRDLAERFNSRFGETFAVPRPVIQKDTARIYDLQNPTSKMSKSAESDAGVLWMLDDPAKSAKKIMRAVTDNEGSVRFDRENKPGVSNLLTIYAALSGRQVPAIEDEYAGRGYGDFKKGLAEVVVNEFEPVRARALELLDDPAELDRILAQNAARADAVADATLGAVYDRVGLLRRV, encoded by the coding sequence GTGACGAAACCACGCCTCTACTCAGGAATGCAGCCCTCCGCCGACTCTCTGCAGATCGGCAACTACATCGGAGCGCTCCTGCAGTGGCGTGACCTGCAGAGTTCCTACGACGCGTACTTCTCGGTCGTCGACCTGCATGCGCTCACGGTCGCGCAGGACCCGGCAGAGCTGCGTGAGAAGACCCGTCGCACCGCTGCCCAGTACATCGCCGCGGGCATCGAGCCCTCGCTGTCGACGTTGTACGTGCAGTCGCACGTCCGCGCGCACGCAGAGCTCGCCTGGGTCCTGTCGACGATCACCGGTTTCGGCGAGGCCGGCCGCATGACGCAGTTCAAAGACAAGTCTTCGCGGTACGGCGCCGACGCCACGAGCGTGGGTCTGTTCACGTATCCGGTGCTGATGGCCGCCGACATCCTGCTGTACCAGACCGATGTCGTGCCTGTCGGCGACGACCAGAAGCAGCACGTCGAGCTGACGCGCGATCTCGCCGAGCGCTTCAACTCCCGGTTCGGAGAGACGTTCGCCGTGCCCAGGCCCGTGATCCAGAAAGACACGGCGCGCATCTACGACCTGCAGAACCCGACGTCGAAGATGTCGAAGTCGGCAGAGAGCGACGCGGGCGTGCTGTGGATGCTCGACGACCCGGCGAAGTCGGCGAAGAAGATCATGCGCGCGGTGACCGACAACGAAGGCTCGGTGCGCTTCGATCGCGAGAACAAGCCCGGCGTCTCCAACCTGCTGACCATCTACGCAGCGCTCTCGGGACGACAGGTTCCCGCGATCGAAGACGAGTATGCGGGCCGCGGCTACGGTGACTTCAAGAAGGGGCTCGCCGAAGTCGTCGTGAACGAGTTCGAGCCCGTGCGTGCCCGCGCACTCGAGCTTCTCGACGATCCCGCCGAGCTCGATCGGATCCTCGCGCAGAACGCCGCACGCGCGGATGCCGTGGCCGACGCCACCCTCGGAGCGGTCTACGACCGGGTCGGACTGCTTCGTCGCGTCTGA
- the pth gene encoding aminoacyl-tRNA hydrolase, whose protein sequence is MASTWLVVGLGNPGPRYADTRHNIGQMVVDEIASRRGESFREHKGGARVVETWLRPGGDKLVLAKPNTFMNVSGTPVAALARFYSVPPEQIIVVHDELDIPFDTVKLKIGGGHGGHNGVRDIARAITTPAFPRVRVGIGRPVGRQDPADWVLSPFGKDERANLPILVSDAADAVELLVEDGLLAAQQKHHAPR, encoded by the coding sequence ATGGCATCCACCTGGCTCGTGGTGGGGCTCGGCAACCCCGGCCCGCGATACGCGGATACGCGTCACAACATCGGCCAGATGGTCGTCGACGAGATCGCCTCGCGGCGCGGCGAGAGCTTTCGCGAGCACAAGGGCGGGGCTCGTGTCGTCGAGACCTGGTTGCGCCCAGGCGGCGACAAGCTCGTGCTCGCCAAACCGAACACGTTCATGAACGTCTCCGGCACGCCGGTCGCCGCCCTGGCCCGGTTCTACTCGGTGCCGCCCGAGCAGATCATCGTCGTCCACGATGAGCTCGACATCCCGTTCGACACCGTCAAGCTCAAGATCGGCGGAGGCCACGGCGGACACAACGGCGTGCGAGACATCGCCCGTGCGATCACCACGCCGGCGTTCCCGCGGGTGCGGGTCGGCATCGGTCGTCCGGTGGGTCGACAGGATCCTGCCGACTGGGTGCTGTCGCCGTTCGGCAAGGATGAGCGCGCGAACCTGCCCATCCTCGTGTCGGATGCGGCGGACGCGGTCGAGCTGCTCGTCGAGGACGGGCTGCTCGCCGCTCAGCAGAAGCACCACGCTCCCCGCTGA
- a CDS encoding 50S ribosomal protein L25/general stress protein Ctc — protein sequence MSEDTKVKAELRESFGKGFARRLRAAGKIPAVIYGHGTDPVHVALPGHQVSLIIRRANALLELDIDGKDQLALVKDVQRDPVHQIIEHIDLLVVRKGEKVTIDVPVIVTGEPAPGTIVNQDANTISIEAEATHLPQNVEVSVEGLEEGAHITAADVKLPKGSTLLTDPEVLVVAISIPAEESLGEDEAGADEASVEEAPAAE from the coding sequence ATGTCTGAAGACACCAAGGTCAAGGCCGAGCTCCGCGAGAGCTTCGGCAAGGGCTTCGCCCGTCGTCTGCGCGCCGCAGGCAAGATCCCCGCCGTCATCTACGGCCACGGCACCGACCCCGTGCACGTCGCACTGCCCGGCCACCAGGTCTCGCTCATCATCCGCCGCGCGAACGCGCTGCTCGAGCTCGACATCGACGGTAAGGACCAGCTCGCCCTCGTCAAGGACGTCCAGCGCGACCCGGTGCACCAGATCATCGAGCACATCGACCTGCTGGTCGTCCGCAAGGGCGAGAAGGTCACGATCGACGTTCCCGTCATCGTCACCGGCGAGCCTGCCCCCGGCACGATCGTCAACCAGGACGCGAACACGATCTCGATCGAGGCAGAGGCCACGCACCTGCCGCAGAACGTCGAGGTCTCGGTCGAGGGTCTCGAGGAGGGCGCGCACATCACCGCCGCCGACGTCAAGCTCCCCAAGGGCTCGACGCTGCTGACCGACCCCGAGGTGCTCGTCGTCGCGATCTCGATCCCGGCTGAGGAGTCGCTCGGCGAGGACGAGGCCGGAGCCGACGAGGCTTCCGTCGAAGAGGCTCCCGCCGCGGAGTGA
- the gndA gene encoding NADP-dependent phosphogluconate dehydrogenase, producing MPEASANIGVVGLAVMGSNLARNLASREGNTVAIFNRSYEKTETLVSEHPEAGFIAAKTYQEFADSLQRPRTAIIMVKAGGPTDAVIDSLVEVFEPGDIIVDGGNAYFPDTIRREKAVRETGINFVGAGISGGEEGALTGPSIMPGGSDESWITLGPILKSIAAIAEGEACVTHVGHDGAGHFVKMVHNGIEYADMQLIAEAYDLIRRGTGKSPAEIAEIFAEWNKGELESYLIEITAEVLRQVDAETGKPLVDVILDQAGAKGTGAWTVQTALSLGVPVSGIAEATFARSLSSHPEQREVAGALPGPDEEFVVTDEAAFIEDVRLALYASKIVAYSQGFDEIRAGAAEYGWNIDLGAISKIWRGGCIIRAQFLNRIADAYAETPDLPVLMTAPYFAEALTRGQASWRRVVVSAAQAGIPAPAFSSSLSYYDGIRADRLPAALVQGQRDFFGAHTYKRIDKPGTFHTQWSGDRTEIEAEDTH from the coding sequence GTGCCCGAAGCATCAGCGAACATCGGAGTCGTCGGACTCGCCGTCATGGGTTCGAACCTCGCCCGCAACCTCGCCAGCCGCGAGGGCAACACGGTGGCGATCTTCAACCGCAGCTACGAGAAGACCGAGACACTCGTCTCCGAGCACCCTGAGGCAGGCTTCATCGCTGCCAAGACCTACCAGGAGTTCGCCGACTCGCTGCAGAGGCCGCGCACCGCGATCATCATGGTCAAGGCGGGCGGCCCGACCGACGCCGTGATCGACTCGCTCGTCGAGGTCTTCGAGCCGGGCGACATCATCGTCGACGGTGGCAACGCGTACTTCCCCGACACGATCCGCCGCGAGAAGGCCGTCCGCGAGACGGGCATCAACTTCGTCGGCGCCGGTATCTCCGGCGGCGAAGAGGGTGCACTCACGGGCCCGTCGATCATGCCCGGTGGCTCGGACGAGTCGTGGATCACCCTCGGCCCGATCCTGAAGTCGATCGCCGCGATCGCCGAGGGCGAGGCCTGCGTCACGCACGTCGGCCACGACGGCGCAGGGCACTTCGTGAAGATGGTGCACAACGGCATCGAGTATGCCGACATGCAGCTGATCGCCGAGGCCTATGACCTCATCCGCCGCGGCACGGGCAAGTCCCCCGCCGAGATCGCCGAGATCTTCGCGGAGTGGAACAAGGGCGAGCTCGAGTCGTACCTGATCGAGATCACCGCAGAGGTGCTGCGCCAGGTGGATGCCGAGACCGGCAAGCCGCTCGTCGACGTCATCCTCGACCAGGCCGGCGCCAAGGGCACCGGCGCCTGGACCGTGCAGACCGCCCTCTCGCTCGGCGTGCCGGTGTCGGGCATCGCCGAGGCCACCTTCGCCCGCTCGCTGTCGTCGCACCCCGAGCAGCGCGAGGTCGCGGGCGCGCTCCCCGGCCCCGACGAGGAGTTCGTCGTCACCGACGAGGCCGCGTTCATCGAGGACGTCCGTCTTGCGCTCTACGCGTCGAAGATCGTCGCGTACTCGCAGGGCTTCGACGAGATCCGCGCCGGTGCAGCGGAGTACGGCTGGAACATCGACCTCGGCGCGATCAGCAAGATCTGGCGCGGCGGCTGCATCATCCGCGCGCAGTTCCTCAACCGCATCGCAGACGCGTATGCAGAGACCCCCGACCTGCCCGTGCTGATGACGGCCCCGTACTTCGCCGAGGCCCTCACCCGCGGCCAGGCCTCGTGGCGCCGTGTCGTCGTGAGCGCCGCTCAGGCCGGCATCCCCGCTCCGGCGTTCTCGTCGTCGCTGTCGTACTACGACGGCATCCGCGCCGATCGCCTCCCGGCCGCACTTGTGCAGGGACAGCGTGACTTCTTCGGCGCGCACACGTACAAGCGCATCGACAAGCCGGGCACGTTCCACACGCAGTGGTCTGGCGACCGCACCGAGATCGAAGCCGAAGACACGCACTGA
- a CDS encoding ABC transporter ATP-binding protein yields the protein MTIADIAPTANGTDATAPIYRAQDVTRTYRQKGRTVKALTGVDLTINPGEFVTIQGPTGGGKSTLLQLLGALDKPSTGSLKLGDIELASASARELTRIRAEEIGFVFQGFNLIPTLTAAENVNMALEPTSLSRTERLTRVAQALAHVGLDDRGDHLPTELSGGQQQRVAIARAIVKRPRVLLADEPTGNLDESMRDEILTLLEGLCAEGITMVVVTHDSAVARRATRRLRLAKGTVQDITR from the coding sequence ATGACCATCGCAGACATCGCCCCCACGGCGAATGGCACGGATGCCACGGCACCGATATACCGCGCACAGGACGTCACTCGCACATACCGGCAGAAAGGGCGGACGGTCAAGGCGCTCACCGGCGTCGATCTCACGATCAACCCCGGCGAGTTCGTCACGATCCAGGGGCCGACCGGGGGAGGCAAATCGACCCTGCTGCAGCTGCTCGGCGCGCTCGACAAGCCGTCGACGGGGTCACTGAAGCTCGGCGACATCGAGCTCGCCTCCGCATCCGCTCGTGAGCTCACTCGCATCCGGGCCGAGGAGATCGGCTTCGTCTTCCAGGGGTTCAATCTGATCCCCACACTCACCGCGGCCGAGAACGTGAACATGGCTCTCGAGCCGACCTCGCTGAGCCGCACCGAACGGTTGACCCGCGTGGCTCAGGCACTCGCCCACGTCGGCCTCGACGACCGCGGCGACCATCTGCCGACCGAGCTCTCGGGCGGCCAGCAGCAGCGCGTGGCGATCGCCAGGGCGATCGTGAAGCGGCCCCGGGTGTTGCTGGCCGACGAGCCGACCGGCAACCTCGACGAGAGCATGCGCGACGAGATCCTCACGCTGCTCGAAGGGCTGTGCGCCGAGGGCATCACCATGGTCGTCGTCACGCACGACTCGGCGGTGGCTCGCAGGGCGACCAGGCGGCTGCGGCTCGCGAAGGGGACGGTGCAGGACATCACCAGGTGA
- a CDS encoding ABC transporter permease encodes MYGTYLRRELAGRKRQTMIVAIGLAIAIALVIIVNALTAGVRDAQAQALESVYGVGTDLTVTGAAAEPGEGGGQRFDFGSEDGSTEGDTTTLSQSTLMTDFMRGTLDASVLDTVTATEDVTAASAALSLTNSTFSGELPSGGFGAQDGTTEGAAPTEGDAPPQGGAGGGSFGVDSFTVLGIDPAVTSVGPLASVEISDGRALDSDDAGALVALVDATYASTNEIAVGGTIDVAGSDVEVVGIVVSISDSADTAANVYLPLDTAQELSGAGDVVSTVYVQAESAASIDAVQTALADELPDATITSQSELASTVSGSLSSATSLITNLGTWLSIIVLAVAVLLSVLLTLSGVSRRTREFGTLKAIGWSNGRVVRQVAGESMVQGLIGGAVGLVLGIAGIVIINLVKPTVAAAEAGGSEAGPGGMSGGPAGGGMFQTQQAADIVLQAPFTPWVLIAAVGLAVLGGLVAGAFGGWRAARLSPAEALRSVA; translated from the coding sequence ATGTACGGGACATATCTGCGGCGCGAGTTGGCTGGCCGCAAGAGACAGACGATGATCGTCGCGATCGGGCTCGCCATCGCGATCGCCCTGGTCATCATCGTCAATGCCCTCACCGCGGGAGTGCGTGACGCGCAGGCCCAGGCGCTGGAGTCGGTCTACGGCGTCGGCACCGACCTCACGGTCACGGGTGCCGCGGCTGAGCCGGGGGAGGGCGGCGGTCAGCGCTTCGACTTCGGATCGGAGGACGGATCGACCGAAGGAGACACGACGACGCTGAGTCAGTCGACCCTGATGACGGACTTCATGCGCGGAACGCTCGACGCGTCCGTGCTCGACACCGTCACGGCGACGGAGGACGTGACGGCGGCATCCGCTGCCCTCAGCCTCACGAACTCGACCTTCTCGGGGGAGCTGCCCAGCGGCGGCTTCGGAGCGCAGGACGGGACCACTGAAGGCGCCGCCCCCACCGAGGGCGACGCACCGCCCCAGGGTGGCGCCGGCGGAGGCTCGTTCGGCGTCGACTCGTTCACGGTGCTCGGCATCGATCCTGCCGTGACGTCAGTGGGTCCGCTCGCCTCGGTCGAGATCAGCGACGGCCGAGCTCTCGACAGCGATGACGCGGGTGCGCTCGTCGCGCTCGTCGACGCCACCTACGCGAGCACGAACGAAATCGCCGTCGGCGGCACGATCGATGTCGCCGGTTCCGACGTCGAGGTCGTCGGCATCGTGGTGTCCATCTCAGATTCCGCCGACACCGCGGCCAACGTCTACCTGCCCCTCGACACGGCCCAGGAGCTCTCGGGCGCCGGCGACGTCGTCTCCACCGTCTACGTGCAGGCCGAGTCGGCAGCGTCCATCGACGCCGTGCAGACAGCACTCGCCGACGAGCTTCCCGATGCCACGATCACGTCGCAGTCCGAGCTCGCATCGACCGTCTCAGGGTCTCTGTCGAGCGCGACCTCGCTGATCACGAACCTCGGCACCTGGCTGTCGATCATCGTGCTCGCGGTCGCCGTGCTGCTCTCGGTGCTGCTGACACTCTCAGGAGTCTCGCGTCGCACCCGCGAGTTCGGCACCCTCAAGGCGATCGGCTGGTCGAACGGACGGGTCGTGCGTCAGGTCGCAGGCGAGTCGATGGTGCAGGGCCTGATCGGGGGAGCGGTCGGACTCGTGCTCGGAATCGCCGGCATCGTCATCATCAACCTCGTGAAGCCGACGGTCGCCGCGGCGGAAGCGGGGGGATCCGAAGCGGGCCCCGGCGGCATGAGCGGTGGTCCGGCTGGCGGCGGCATGTTCCAGACACAGCAGGCGGCAGACATCGTGCTGCAGGCGCCGTTCACGCCGTGGGTGCTCATCGCCGCGGTCGGCCTGGCCGTGCTCGGAGGCCTCGTGGCCGGAGCGTTCGGCGGCTGGCGTGCCGCGCGACTCAGCCCCGCCGAGGCACTGCGTTCCGTCGCCTGA